Part of the Chlamydiota bacterium genome, ACTTTAAAGACAGACTCCTATGGGGCCATTCAAGTTGGGTATGAGCCTATTAAAGAAAGTCATGCAAAAAAAACCCTTTTAGGGCATTTAAAAAAAGCAGGAACGGTCCCTTTTCGTTGGCTGAAAGAAATTAAAATTGAAGATGAAGTAGCTCTAGGTCAGTGCAAATTGGGCCAGGAAATTCGTGTTGATATTTTTAAGCCGGGCGATCATGTGGATGTTATTGGGTTCACAAAGGGAAGAGGTTTTCAGGGTGTGGTAAAGCGGCACGGATTTCGTGGACTTCGGGCTACGCACGGTAACAATGAATACTTTCGTCGGCCGGGTTCTATTGGAACCAATACCTTTGGGTCAAATACCAAGCGAGGTAAAAGATTTCCAGGTCACTATGGAAATGAAAGACAAACCATTTTAAGCATGAAAGTGATTAGGGTGGATTTTGAGGAGAATCTCCTTTTGCTTCGGGGAGGGGTTCCAGGGGCTAAGGGAGGACTTTTATTTATTAGAAAATCAACCCGATGAATGGAGCGAGACCTTTTTGAGAGGTCTCTATAAAGTAAATATTTTTTACGGATATTTAAAAATTTGATTTAAGGGGTTGAGAGATGGCAAGTTTAGCGGTTTTAAATTGTGAAGGAAAAAAGATTGGAGAAAAAGAAATCCAAGAGGATTTTCTTAAAGCAAAGACCAGCCAGCATGCTATGAAGGCGGCAGTGGTTGCTTATCTGGCTCATCGCCGCCAGGGGAACGCTTCTACCAAGACGCGGGCTGAGGTGAGTGGGTCAGGACGAAAGCCTTGGAAGCAAAAAGGAACAGGAAGAGCTCGAGCAGGGGAGCGGACTTCACCGGTTTGGAGGGGAGGCGGAGTTGTTTTTGGTCCGAGGCCTCACGAGTATCGTTATCAATTGAATAAAAAGGTTGCTCGGTTAGCTCGGGAGTCTGCCTTGCGTGTACGATTTAAAGAGGGAAAGGTATGGATTGTGAGGGATTTTCAAGTTGAAAATCCAAAAACAAAGTTGGCCGCACAAATTCTAAAAAATTTAAAAATAGTTCGTAAAACCCTTATCGTTGTTGAAACCATAACATCCAATCTTAAGTTAGCTTTTCGAAACTTAGAAAGTGTCAGTCTTGTGCCTGTAACGGGCTTAAATGCTTATGAAGTTCTGACCCATCAGAATATTGTTTTTTCTGAAGGTGCATTTGAAAAATTCTTTAGCCGTGGAGAGGAAAATTCATGAAAGCACCCTCTGAAATTATTTTAGAACCGCTGATCAGTGAAAAGGGTACGGAGCTACTTCAGAAAGAAAATAAAGTCCTTTTTAAAGTTCATATGAATTCGAACAAAATTGATGTTCGTCACGCCATAGAGCAAATTTATTCTGTAAAAGTTCTTCAAGTGAATACGGTTAAAGTAAAAGGAAAACCAAAACGCGTTCGTTACCATATGGGACGAACTTCAAATTGGAAAAAGGCGATTGTTACACTCAAAGAGGGAGAAAAAATAGATTTTGCATGATTGAGTTGTCTGCGCGTAGAACGAAGCAGATTGGACTTTTTCAGCGAACCGTTAGTTAGGGAAAAATATGGCTCTTAAAACTTATAATCCAGTAACTCCAACACGACGTTTCACCACAGGTTATACCTTTGAAGAAATTACAAAGGATCGTCCTGAGAAAAATCTTGTTGAGCGCTTAGGCAGGACCGGAGGTCGGAATTCTCAAGGTCGGTTGACCATGCGACATCGAGGGGGAGGTTACCGAAAAGTTTATAGAATCATTGATTTTAAGAGAGAAAAATTTAATATCCCCGCTCGTGTTGTGTCGATTGAATATGATCCTAATCGTTCGTGTCGGATTGCGCTTCTTTCCTATGCGGATGGAGAAAAAAGATATATTTTGGCTCCTCTTGGATTAAAAGTAAACGATGTTCTGGTTACATCGGATACGGCTGAGCCTAAAATTGGAAATTGTATGAAGTTGTCTCAAATTCCATTAGGAACTTTTTTGCATAATATCGAACTTGTTCCTGGAAAAGGTGGACAGCTTGTTCGAAGCGCTGGTTCTTCGGCCCAGTTAATGGCCAGGGAGGCGAACTTTGCTCACGTGAGGCTTCCTTCAAAAGAGATTCGGTTGGTTAGAGTTGAATGTCGGGCGACCCTTGGACAGCTGAGTAATCCTGATCATATGAATATTTCTTTGGGAAAAGCGGGTCGCATGCGTTGGAAGGGGCGGCGTTCTATTGTTCGGGGTGTTGCAATGAATCCTGTGGATCATCCATTAGGAGGTGGAGAAGGAAAAGCGAATGGAGGTCGACAGCACTGCAGTCCTTGGGGTTTAATTGATGGAACTAAAACAAGAAAGAGGAGCAAGGCATCCAGTAAATATATTTTAGAAAGAAGAAAAAAGTAAAGGTTAGAAAATGCCAAGATCATTAAAAAAAGGTCCATTTGTAGAAGCAAAATTGTTAGAACGCGTTGAGAGAATGAATCGTTCTGGGGAAAGAAGGCCTGTAAAAACATGGTCACGGCGCTCAATGATTGTTCCAGATTTTGTGGGCCATAGTTTTTCAGTTTATAATGGTAGAAAGTTTATTACTGTTTTTGTTTCTGAAAATATGGTGGGCCATTATTTAGGAGAGTTTTCTCCAACGAGAACATTTAGAGCTCATGGGGCGCATACGGAAAAGACGACAGCCAAAAAATAAAAGTTCAAAGTTTAAAGTGACACAAAGTGTCATCCTGAGCGATAGCGAAGGATCTCATAATCAAGTTCAAGGTTCAAAGAGAAAAAATAAGAGAAAAATTTATGGAAGCGAAAGCGGTGACAAGGTTTGTTAGAATTTCTCCTGTGAAGGCAAGATTGATTGCAGATCAAATTAGGAATAAGTCAATTGCCGAGGCGCTTAACATTGTTAATTTCTGTCCTCAAAAAGCAGGGGATGTGGTTGGAAAAACTTTAAAGTCTGCTTTAGCAAATGCGCAAGTGAAAGAAGGGGTTAATATTGATGCTTTGAAAGTGACCCGCGTTTTTGTTGATGGAGGTCCCTTTTGGAAGCGATTTATGCCTCGAGCGATGGGAAGGGCAACTCGGATTCGGAAAAGATTGAGCCATGTGACAGTGGTTCTTTCAGATCAAAATTAATTTTTCATTCTAAGAAACTGCTTATTAAACTAAGAAACTGCTTATTAAAAAGTAGATTTTGTTTTAAGAAAGGGAAAACATGGGTCAAAAGGTAAATCCAATCGCCTTTCGTTTAGGGATTAATCAAGATTGGCGTTCTCGTTGGTTTAGTGCGAAAAAGGATTATTCTAAACTTCTTAACGAAGATTTGAAAATTCGCGATTTCGTCAAAGAGAAGCTTTTTTATTCGGGAGTCTCAAAAATTGAAATTGAACGTGTCGGTTCACGATTACGCATTATTATTCACACAGCTCGTCCTGGGCTTGTGATTGGGCGTAAGGGAACGGAAATTGATCGATTAAAGGAAGAAGTGGCAGATCTTACGGAAAGCGAAGTTTTTGTTGATATTGTGGAGGTCAAAAGGGCTGAAATAGAAGCCCAGTTGATTGCTGAAAATATTGCGCTTCAGCTTCTACGGAGAGTTTCGTTTAGAAGAGCCATGAAGAAGGCGGTTCAGGGTGCGATGAATGGGGGTGCGAAGGGAATCAAAATTTGTTGTTCAGGGAGATTGGGTGGAGCAGAAATTGCGAGAAGAGAAACCTATAAAGAAGGAAGTGTTCCTCTTCATACCCTTCGGGCTTTGATTGATTATGGTTTCAGTGAATCAAAAACCAGCTATGGTTTAATTGGGGTTAAAGTGTGGGTTTTTAAAGGTCAGGAACTTGTGAAGTCTTCTTTGGATTCCTCGAATCAAAAGATTGAGACTGTCAAGGAAATAAGCACAGGGTCTACTTCCTCCGAAACTTCTAAATCGTCTGATATTAAGCAGGAGTCAACACATGCCACTGATGCCTAGTCGTGTTAAATTTAGAAAAATGCATAAAGGATGTCGTTCTGGAAAGGCTTCGAGGGCGACTCGGCTGAGCTTTGGCGAATATGGTCTTCAGAGTTTAGATCGAGGTTGGATTACCAATATTCAGCTTGAAGCGATTCGTGTTGCCATCGCTCGGCATATGAAAAGAAAAGGGAAAATTTGGCTTCGCCTTTTCCCGGATAAACCCATTACAAAGAAGCCGGCAGAAACCCGTATGGGAAAAGGAAAAGGTCCACCGTCTGGTTGGGTGATCGTGGTGAGACCTGGAAATGTTCTTCTAGAAATTGAAGGTGTTACAGAGTCGATTGCTAAGGAGGCGCTTCGGTTGGCGGCTTATAAGCTTCCTCTAAAAACTCGGTTTATTGTGAGGCAGCATGTTTGAAATTTCAAATTTGAAATTTGAAATTTGAGAGTAGAGTGGGTTTATTCACAATGTGGGGTCTTGGAGTAAAGAATGAAGGCAAAAGAAATCAGAGATTTAACGAAAGATGAAGCGGGTCTAAAGCTTCGTGAGCTTGGGGATTCTCTTTATAAATTGAGAACACAAGGTCAAATGGGTCAGCTTGAAAATCCGGGCAAGATTCGCCAAACGAAAAAAGATATTGCTCGTATTAAAACGATTTTAAAGGAAGAAGAAAATAAAGGTGCTTGATATGGATTCAACAAGGTCGAGTCGTAAAGAAAAGGTAGGTGTTGTGATTAGCGATCGAATGAATAAGACGATCGTTGTTGAAGTTGAACGTACCTATCCTCATTTACTTTACGGAAAAGTCATTCGCACGGTGAAAAAATTTTACGTTCACGATGAGAAAAAAGAAGCTCGAATGGGTGATAAAGTTGCTATCGTTGAGACCCGTCCGATCAGTAAATTGAAAAGGTGGAGATTAGAGAAGGTATTTCAAAAACAAGCGTTGGGTACACCCTCAGGCGTTTAAGGCGTATTGTTTGTTGGCTCAAGAATTTTTAAGGAGTTCGTGAAGCGATGATTCAACTAAGAACGAGACTAGAAATTGCTGATAACAGTGGCGCAAAAAAAGCGGCCTGCATTAAGGTTTTGGGCGGAACACGCCGGCGCTCGGCTTCTTTGGGGGATGTGGTTGTTGTTTCTGTTAAAGAGGCGATTCCAGAGGGAATGGTTAAAAAGGGGGAAGTGGTTAAAGGCGTGGTCGTGAGAACCAAGCGCGAAGTTCGCCGTATCGATGGCTCTTTTATTCGATTTGATTCCAATGCAATTGTTTTGATTGATAATCAAATGAATCCAAGGGGGACAAGAATCTTTGGGCCGGTGGCCCGAGAACTCCGTGAGAAAAATTTTATGAAAATTATTTCTTTGGCTCCCGAAGTGCTTTAAAAATAAAATTTAAAATTAGAAATGAACTTTGAATGAAAACAGAAACCGTTCGAATTAAAACTTATTTAAAGAAAAGTGATACCGTTTACGCTTTGGCAGGGAAAGATAGAGGAAAAAAAGGAAAGATTCTTCAAGTCCTTCATGAAAAAAATCGTGCAATTGTAGAGGGTCTTCATTTTATAAAGCGACATATGAGACCGACTCAGGCGAATCCCCAGGGAGGGATGGTTCAAAAAGAGGCCTCAGTTCATATTTCTAATCTAGCTCTTTTTTGTTCTCATTGTGATCGTCCTGTGAAGGTAGGTTTTAAAATATCTGAAAATTTTGAAAAGCAAAGAGTTTGTAGAAAGTGCGGAGAAGGAATCTAAATATGAGTCGATTATTAAAAAGATATCAAGAAGCAATTGTGCC contains:
- the rplC gene encoding 50S ribosomal protein L3, with translation MNTILGRKIGMTRIFSEKGDEIPVSVIEAGPCQVTQVKTLKTDSYGAIQVGYEPIKESHAKKTLLGHLKKAGTVPFRWLKEIKIEDEVALGQCKLGQEIRVDIFKPGDHVDVIGFTKGRGFQGVVKRHGFRGLRATHGNNEYFRRPGSIGTNTFGSNTKRGKRFPGHYGNERQTILSMKVIRVDFEENLLLLRGGVPGAKGGLLFIRKSTR
- the rplD gene encoding 50S ribosomal protein L4, with amino-acid sequence MASLAVLNCEGKKIGEKEIQEDFLKAKTSQHAMKAAVVAYLAHRRQGNASTKTRAEVSGSGRKPWKQKGTGRARAGERTSPVWRGGGVVFGPRPHEYRYQLNKKVARLARESALRVRFKEGKVWIVRDFQVENPKTKLAAQILKNLKIVRKTLIVVETITSNLKLAFRNLESVSLVPVTGLNAYEVLTHQNIVFSEGAFEKFFSRGEENS
- the rplW gene encoding 50S ribosomal protein L23, whose amino-acid sequence is MKAPSEIILEPLISEKGTELLQKENKVLFKVHMNSNKIDVRHAIEQIYSVKVLQVNTVKVKGKPKRVRYHMGRTSNWKKAIVTLKEGEKIDFA
- the rplB gene encoding 50S ribosomal protein L2; the encoded protein is MALKTYNPVTPTRRFTTGYTFEEITKDRPEKNLVERLGRTGGRNSQGRLTMRHRGGGYRKVYRIIDFKREKFNIPARVVSIEYDPNRSCRIALLSYADGEKRYILAPLGLKVNDVLVTSDTAEPKIGNCMKLSQIPLGTFLHNIELVPGKGGQLVRSAGSSAQLMAREANFAHVRLPSKEIRLVRVECRATLGQLSNPDHMNISLGKAGRMRWKGRRSIVRGVAMNPVDHPLGGGEGKANGGRQHCSPWGLIDGTKTRKRSKASSKYILERRKK
- the rpsS gene encoding 30S ribosomal protein S19 — translated: MPRSLKKGPFVEAKLLERVERMNRSGERRPVKTWSRRSMIVPDFVGHSFSVYNGRKFITVFVSENMVGHYLGEFSPTRTFRAHGAHTEKTTAKK
- the rplV gene encoding 50S ribosomal protein L22, giving the protein MEAKAVTRFVRISPVKARLIADQIRNKSIAEALNIVNFCPQKAGDVVGKTLKSALANAQVKEGVNIDALKVTRVFVDGGPFWKRFMPRAMGRATRIRKRLSHVTVVLSDQN
- the rpsC gene encoding 30S ribosomal protein S3, yielding MGQKVNPIAFRLGINQDWRSRWFSAKKDYSKLLNEDLKIRDFVKEKLFYSGVSKIEIERVGSRLRIIIHTARPGLVIGRKGTEIDRLKEEVADLTESEVFVDIVEVKRAEIEAQLIAENIALQLLRRVSFRRAMKKAVQGAMNGGAKGIKICCSGRLGGAEIARRETYKEGSVPLHTLRALIDYGFSESKTSYGLIGVKVWVFKGQELVKSSLDSSNQKIETVKEISTGSTSSETSKSSDIKQESTHATDA
- the rplP gene encoding 50S ribosomal protein L16; this translates as MPLMPSRVKFRKMHKGCRSGKASRATRLSFGEYGLQSLDRGWITNIQLEAIRVAIARHMKRKGKIWLRLFPDKPITKKPAETRMGKGKGPPSGWVIVVRPGNVLLEIEGVTESIAKEALRLAAYKLPLKTRFIVRQHV
- the rpmC gene encoding 50S ribosomal protein L29, with protein sequence MKAKEIRDLTKDEAGLKLRELGDSLYKLRTQGQMGQLENPGKIRQTKKDIARIKTILKEEENKGA
- the rpsQ gene encoding 30S ribosomal protein S17; translation: MDSTRSSRKEKVGVVISDRMNKTIVVEVERTYPHLLYGKVIRTVKKFYVHDEKKEARMGDKVAIVETRPISKLKRWRLEKVFQKQALGTPSGV
- the rplN gene encoding 50S ribosomal protein L14 — protein: MIQLRTRLEIADNSGAKKAACIKVLGGTRRRSASLGDVVVVSVKEAIPEGMVKKGEVVKGVVVRTKREVRRIDGSFIRFDSNAIVLIDNQMNPRGTRIFGPVARELREKNFMKIISLAPEVL
- a CDS encoding 50S ribosomal protein L24 is translated as MKTETVRIKTYLKKSDTVYALAGKDRGKKGKILQVLHEKNRAIVEGLHFIKRHMRPTQANPQGGMVQKEASVHISNLALFCSHCDRPVKVGFKISENFEKQRVCRKCGEGI